One Phragmites australis chromosome 23, lpPhrAust1.1, whole genome shotgun sequence DNA window includes the following coding sequences:
- the LOC133906565 gene encoding uncharacterized protein LOC133906565 — MERKGGCCLAPRYGGAGARGQAGMAWQMGRIMLKFRPIAPKPAAVAPAPTQTPTPAAAAGAGRGKRKAVGRGGGRRGRKPKKAATVAPVTAAPAAVGQEVRDRKDSEKEKSLSSRSSSLSGITSVDSSPPPPTPQPQLPATLPLMPVSPVVKKVAAASEQQAPVVALAPVHTVGGQVVPSRAPHPAAALSWVTVEAVSSTWRDGEAPSAATAACAPCGGDDDALAFISDQWGRVTWMNAAFARAVSADDGDEAGAGLAGAFPAWGTCAGFTCRVRVIRHAGPRCGGSVVAPCDVWRLDAGGCYLWRLDMQAALTLGGFP; from the coding sequence ATGGAGAGGAAGGGAGGGTGCTGCCTCGCGCCGAGGTacggcggcgctggcgccagGGGGCAGGCGGGCATGGCGTGGCAGATGGGGAGGATTATGCTCAAGTTCCGGCCGATAGCGCCCAAGCCGGCGGCCGTGGCTCCTGCGCCGACGCAGACGCCGAcaccggcggcggccgcgggggCGGGGAGGGGGAAGCGGAAGGCCGTGGGcaggggaggagggaggagagggcggAAGCCCAAGAAGGCGGCGACGGTCGCGCCGGTGACCGCTGCGCCTGCGGCGGTGGGGCAGGAGGTGAGGGACAGGAAGGACAGCGAGAAGGAGAAGTCTTTGTCGTCGCGGTCCTCGTCCTTATCGGGGATAACGTCCGTCGACtcgtcgccgcctccgcctaCGCCGCAGCCGCAGCTGCCGGCCACGCTGCCGCTCATGCCCGTGTCGCCGGTGGTGAAGAAGGTTGCTGCAGCGTCGGAGCAGCAGGCGCCGGTGGTTGCTCTGGCACCCGTGCACACCGTGGGTGGACAGGTCGTGCCTTCGCGGGCGCCGcatccggcggcggcgctttCTTGGGTGACGGTGGAGGCCGTGTCATCTACGTGGCGCGACGGCGAGGCGCCGtccgccgccaccgcggcgTGCGCACCGTGCGGCGGGGACGACGATGCTCTGGCGTTCATCTCCGATCAGTGGGGCCGCGTGACGTGGATGAACGCGGCGTTCGCGCGGGCTGTGTCCGCGGACGACGGCGACGAGGCGGGGGCGGGGCTCGCCGGCGCGTTCCCGGCGTGGGGCACCTGCGCGGGGTTCACGTGCCGCGTgcgcgtcatccggcacgcGGGCCCCCGCTGCGGCGGCTCCGTCGTGGCGCCCTGCGACGTGTGGCGGCTGGACGCCGGTGGCTGCTACCTCTGGCGGCTCGATATGCAGGCTGCACTCACCCTCGGCGGCTTCCCGTAA